Within the Candidatus Woesearchaeota archaeon genome, the region AAATACATAAACCCCACTCACTTTCTTTTTATTATGCGCATAAAAGAAACCTGTGAAGATTTTCTTGTAGAAGAATTAATAGATACATCGCTTGTTAGTCAAGACTCTACTGCATATCATCTTTACAAACTTAAGAAAACAAACTATACAACCGAGCGAGCAGTACAACACATCGCAAGAGCCCTACATCTTCCAAGAAAATTTATAGGTTATGCAGGGGCAAAAGATAAACGCGCAGTAACCACCCAATATATTACCACAAAAGGAGTGAAAAAAGATAACGTTTTAAGTCTTGAATTAAAAGATATTGCGCTAGAGTTTGTCGGATATGCAACTGAGCAACTCACCCTGGGAAAATTATCTGGCAATACATTCACGATTAATGTACAAGAACCAGATTTTATTCCAGCAGTAATTCCTGAAACATTTGTTGTACCTAATTATTTTGACGAACAACGATTTTCAAGTAATAATGCAGCAATAGGAAAAGCAATCTTAAAAAAAGAATTTAAAGCAGCAGCAGAACTCATCATTGGAAGCGATACTGATTATGGTAGTATACTTGTTCACTATTTGCAAAACCACGAAAGTGATTATGTGGGTGCTATTCATAGACTCCCTAAAAAAATACTCCTTTTTTATGTGCACGCCGTGCAAAGTCTTTTGTTTAATGAATTACTTGCAAAAGAAATTAAAGACGGATTTAACGTACCCTATTCGCAAGGAATTTTTTTGTTCTCAAAAAACTTATTAGAGCCAACACCGCAAACACTTCCACTTATAGGTTATGATTCAGAATTAACAACAAAACAAGAAGAACTTCTTACTCTTCACGGCTTGGATAGACGAAATTTCATTGTTAAACAATTTCCAGAACTAACATTGGCAGGTGATAGTCGAGCAACAACAATACAGGTCACTTATTGTAAAGTATTACAACAAGAAAAACAACATATAACTATTGCGTTTACGCTGCCGAAAGGAGCCTACGCAACAATAGTACTTAAACAGCTTTTTGCCAGTCGATAATTTTTTGTAAGATATCCTCAGATTCAGTTCTAACATCGAAGTCGCCAGGAATATCTAAAACAGGAATTTCTTTTTCTCTTAAAAAAGTAAGCACGGGACTTGTTTTTTCTTCGTAAATAGCAAGTCTTTCTTTGAGCACTTCAGGAGTATCATCTTTTCGCTGAATGAGTTTTTTACCATCAATATCACATATACCTTCTACCTTTGGTGGTTTTGTTTTAAGGTTATATGTTGCGCCGCACGCACACACCCTCCTATTAGATAAACGCTCAATAATCTTTTCATTATCAATGACAACGTGAATAATTCCTGTGAGATTTGTAATTTTAAGTAAAGCTTCAGTCTGATATAAAGTTCTAGGGTAGCCATCAAGAAGAAAAGAAGTTTTATCTCCTAATTGTTTGAGTTTATGGCTGATTACTTCAATAGTTAAGCTATCGGGAACGAATTTTCCTGCTTGCATGAGCGGATTAATTTCTTCTCCAAACTTTTTTTGAACATCCTTGTCATATCTAAGTAAATCCCCCATGGAAAGATGGGTGATGTGAACACCTTTAATAAGTAATTCTGAAACAGTACCCTTTCCCGCTCCAGGAGCGCCCATGATTAATAATTTCATTGTCATAGTACCTATTAAAGAAGGAAGTGTTTTTAAGTTTTACCTTAAATAGATTTCAATCAATCAACATTCTGCAAAGGGTTATTTTTTGAGAAGACGCCTTGTTTTTATTACTTGAACTAATAATTGTCTGATGTTGTTATTCCTAGAGTTTTTCTCTGAGCGCCAAAAATTTTCGCTTTTTTAACGAATATGTTTAACTTAAAAATATTTAAGGTATTATTGTTGGTTGTCACATTTATTTTTTTGCGAAGAATTTTTGAATTTGTTCTTGATAATGATTTACTGATACTTTCATCTTCCACGTCTTTGGAAAGCAGCGATAATACTGAGGCCATGTGAAACGTTCATCAAGAAACACAATAACGCCCCTGTCTGTTTCGCTTCTAATACAGCGCCCAGCACTTTGAATAATTTTGTTAAAGGCTGGAAACACATAGCCGTAATCCCAGCCTTTACTGAATTTTTTATCATAATACTCAATTAATGCTTTAGTTTCAAGGTCAGGTCTGCCTAAAGGAAGACCCACAACGACAACACCTTTAAGCTCCTCGCCTGGAAGATCAATACCTTCACTAAAACTACCTCCCACAACAGCTAAAAGACACGCGCCGGTGAGTTGTTGGCGACGAAACGAGAGAATAACTTCCTCTTTTTCTTGCTTACTCATATCTTGATACTCATGCAGCATCGCTTTTTCTACTTTAGAAAGATAGGTATCAATAGCATCTTTCATTTGGTAACTAGGGAAAAAAACAGCTATATTACCAGGCACTTCATTAATAACACTAGTAAGGATTTTTGCTATTTCCTGATATTGCCCCTCATTTCTTGTTGTGTATTTAGTGCTTGTTTTTGCAATAATAAGATTAAGACTGTTTTTTTCAGGAAAAGGAGACGGATAGGTTTCCTCTACAGTTCCTGGAGGAAAACCCAAAAGCTCACTATACATTTTTGTTGGTGTGAGCGTTCCACTCATCAAAATAGTGCTACTAGCCTTTAACACAACTTCTTTAGCAATAATACTTGGATCAAGACAACGATAACTCAGCGTAATATTTTCTTGATTATACGCTCGTTTCTTACTAATAATGCGAGTAAAACCATCATCTTTACCTATCCAACTATCAAGAAAATCAGCAACAGCTCCAAGAGAGGATAATTTTTGTTCTTCGCGAATGTTATCGGCAATTTTGTACAATTCTTCAGTTAAAGGAATAAGAGAAGTTATTTTTTCTGCTTGGAGTGTGAATGTTTCTTGAGAAACAAATTTTTCATCATCACTACCTTTCATAAGATCACGCAATAATTTTGCAAATTGACCCATCACATGTTCAATAGCTAGATGTCCAAATTTTTTAGCTTCACTTGCAGCGCGCTTGAGTAAAACAAGCGAGAGATTCGCAGTTGCTAAATCTTTAATACGATTAGGTAAATTATGTGCTTCATCAACAATAATAATGGCGTTTTCTAATTCTTTTTTATTCTTTTTAAGAAATGTTTCTCGAATGCGAGGATGAAAAAGATAATAATAATCAGCAATAATAACGTGCGCCTTTGCAGCCATAAGAAGCGCGATTTCATAAGGACAAACTTTATACTCTTTACCTGTTTTCATGGTTTCTTCAACAACACTAGGACCCATTTGCTCCATTTCAGCAAGTGCGAGTCG harbors:
- a CDS encoding tRNA pseudouridine(13) synthase TruD, with translation MRIKETCEDFLVEELIDTSLVSQDSTAYHLYKLKKTNYTTERAVQHIARALHLPRKFIGYAGAKDKRAVTTQYITTKGVKKDNVLSLELKDIALEFVGYATEQLTLGKLSGNTFTINVQEPDFIPAVIPETFVVPNYFDEQRFSSNNAAIGKAILKKEFKAAAELIIGSDTDYGSILVHYLQNHESDYVGAIHRLPKKILLFYVHAVQSLLFNELLAKEIKDGFNVPYSQGIFLFSKNLLEPTPQTLPLIGYDSELTTKQEELLTLHGLDRRNFIVKQFPELTLAGDSRATTIQVTYCKVLQQEKQHITIAFTLPKGAYATIVLKQLFASR
- a CDS encoding nucleoside monophosphate kinase yields the protein MTMKLLIMGAPGAGKGTVSELLIKGVHITHLSMGDLLRYDKDVQKKFGEEINPLMQAGKFVPDSLTIEVISHKLKQLGDKTSFLLDGYPRTLYQTEALLKITNLTGIIHVVIDNEKIIERLSNRRVCACGATYNLKTKPPKVEGICDIDGKKLIQRKDDTPEVLKERLAIYEEKTSPVLTFLREKEIPVLDIPGDFDVRTESEDILQKIIDWQKAV